In one window of Vespa crabro chromosome 6, iyVesCrab1.2, whole genome shotgun sequence DNA:
- the LOC124424615 gene encoding disks large homolog 5-like isoform X5 yields MASGASSLGSAGGSDGAINMERDNGGYGSVGNPVGSTECRTDYEGLQAQCDKAMHQLKLLRHKHSDTVRRCEHTMKELEYYRGQHIAVMNQLEATSQESSALRGKYGDLVNDKQRLDREVQALQKEVSELRCQNQEALVSDSNNGDMNQHYLSALRRYEAIKDEYDSLRKRYDDLIASHSSVVNKLELSQEEAARLKKQYDEILQERNTAVRERNGLKQQCTAAIRQWDIALRERNEYREALAKMQQQHEEAVKEINQAMVLRMKTSKDIKRLTEERNAALQEYSLIMGERDTVHKEMEKLGDDLTQSFTKITHLENQNKQLVDEKKTLSYQIETLRREISSALQDRDESLKQCNELRQKFGDYSEGANRDYKNRLELHSYNRERDNASKEAERETNNGDAKREKERMDNIDQANLELDKLRKSVETLQAELEEAIQEAEVSKRRRDWAFSERDKIVLERESIRTLCDRLRKERDRAVSELAGALRDSDDIKKQRNEASRELKDLKEKLESGDALRASVFGQGLAHGHDNTIDAEPNEWEVLTIHMDLSRLVDTDRDLGIMLVGGRDNPYYPNDTGVYVAQVTQGSTADGKLRVNDCIIRVNNVDCASVSSRMILETLRSCAVSPTTLTIRRRRLSRRSLRTIQLPVGSIPHGIALELGIYISKISPGSSAAKDGNLAVGDRVLNINSKPMEGINSAHEAMTILNDNTTDVLTITTLKGIPLSSATSSETMPISGSFASEKQKMVNSCSQTEHERLMLKTTSDDSDRRYIGSNFGDRSVYKVSKSVSGEKPSGISNAWDNIREKIDFVRGRKPSKDRDDKKKRHPNSSPNTFEQEQDAIAELDSVIESYHKKTTNGVLKRSKRRGTEKMEKNGGTWPKARGGPLIQNGTGTILHPRKTKERLPLSVLLNHPPKYDSYNYNRISNPIPLVNFSNVSNRHTVYKAVETPLPNFSKSGQLFGQKSFTPAVQFKDITIDKKVTIEIENTDNRLSSTLAPSETSIDVSVKSGNIGRDMDYFAKKKAQKYAMSNDSQVETLQHNRAHSQLYSGIGSSTSSTSGPRQQLAEYNELEGSASSSSSEAGGGEGGTRSGSPTPCNSPEVPRKTTIEPLENTEPERDTTTTTTTLLSVKRAERDIRNSASLEVRSTQEREREIRNSASLDINIRKPELRSSATLDNMRNSATLDTLRVTGSTLTRAQLNQAATTLQRQNATVRSPTQEEQNRKSPTPGEPRYLFIETRKCSNLGISLVGGNGVGIFVHSVQPGCLAEEAGLRTGDRILEYNGVDLKQATAEQAALELARPADKVTLIAQYLPQRYNEVKDKPGDSFYIKAMFDRVGEVGDSLQLHFNKDDILYVDNTMFNGTPGHWRAWLVDQTGRRQTCGIIPSKFKVEEELLLRRSLGDIETDAGRRGTTSARRSFFRRKKHQRSSSRDSKELSHITGVNMGWYSDSGTLNEESLPASYQRVERLDYPALRPVLIIGPLSECVVTKLLQEFPGQFTRCLAEAMHCSQATLEQGLRDSLYVDYRKKGSYFECTTVQAVKDICEKSTHCILDISIASIERLHRHQIYPIVLLIKFKSTKQIKEVKDSRYPSDKVSAKAAKEMYEQALKLEAEYRHFISAVIPAGVNVAYICTQVKGAVDDEQSKALWVPRGLP; encoded by the exons ATGGCTTCTGGTGCATCATCCTTAGGTAGCGCTGGAGGTAGTG atgGAGCAATAAATATGG AAAGGGACAATGGAGGCTACGGGAGCGTTGGAAATCCTGTTGGGAGTACTGAATGTCGTACCGATTATGAGGGCTTACAAGCTCAGTGTGATAAAGCAATGCATCAGCTTAAGTTACTTAGGCATAAGCACTCCGATACTGTTAGACG GTGTGAACATACTATGAAAGAATTGGAGTATTATCGTGGACAACATATAGCAGTCATGAATCAGTTAGAAGCGACATCCCAAGAAAGCTCTGCTCTCCGTGGAAAGTATGGAGATCTGGTAAATGACAAACAGAGACTGGACAGAGAAGTGCAAGCATTACAGAAAGAAGTGTCGGAATTAAGATGTCAGAATCAAGAAGCTCTTGTTTCTGACAGCAACAATGGAGATATGAATCAGCATTATTTATCTGCGCTTAGAAGATATGAAGCCATCAAGGACGAATATGACTCGCTTAGAAAGCGATATGATGATTTAATAGCATCTCATTCCTCTGTTGTTAACAag TTGGAATTATCGCAAGAAGAAGCTGCAAGATTGAAGAAACAATATGATGAAATTCTTCAAGAACGTAACACTGCCGTACGTGAGCGTAATGGATTAAAACAACAATGTACCGCTGCCATAAGGCAGTGGGACATTGCGTTGAGGGAGAGGAATGAATATAGAGAAGCTCTTGCTAAAATGCAGCAGCAACATGAAGAAGCAGTAAAGGAAATTAATCAAGCCATGGTGTTACGTATGAAAACAAGCAAAGATATTAAGCGGCTTACGGAAGAAAGGAATGCAGCATTACAAGAATATAGTTTAATTATGGGTGAAAGAGATACCGTACACAAGGAGATGGAGAAACTTGGCGATGATCTGACCCAATCTTTTACTAAAATCACACATTtagaaaatcaaaataaacaaCTTGTTGATGAA AAAAAGACGCTGTCCTATCAGATAGAAACATTAAGGAGAGAAATATCATCTGCTCTTCAAGACAGAGACGAGTCTTTAAAGCAATGCAATGAATTACGTCAAAAGTTCGGTGATTATTCCGAAGGTGCAAACAGAGATTACAAGAATCGTTTGGAGTTGCATTCTTATAATCGAGAACGAGACAATGCAAGTAAAGAAGCCGAACGTGAAACAAATAATGGAGAtgctaagagagaaaaagaacgtatGGACAATATAGATCAAGCTAATTTAGAATTAGACAAGCTTAGAAAATCGGTAGAAACATTGCAAGCCGAACTCGAAGAAGCAATACAAGAAGCAGAAGTATCCAAACGAAGAAGAGATTGGGCATTTagcgagagagataaaatagtactggagagagaaagtataagAACTTTATGCGATAGATTAAGGAAAGAACGTGATCGTGCTGTTTCGGAATTGGCAGGTGCTTTGCGTGATTctgatgatataaaaaaacaacgaaacGAGGCTTCGAGAGAGttgaaagatttaaaagagaaGCTAGAGTCTGGCGACGCATTGAGAGCAAGTGTCTTTGGGCAAGGTCTTGCGCATGGTCACGACAACACTATTGATGCGGAACCTAACGAGTGGGAAGTACTTACTATCCATATGGATTTGAGCAGACTCGTGGATACTGATCGTGATCTGGGTATAATGTTAGTGGGGGGGCGTGATAATCCATATTACCCTAATGATACGGGTGTTTATGTAGCACAAGTTACACAAGGAAGTACGGCTGACGGCAAATTGAGAGTAAACGATTGCATCATACGTGTGAACAACGTTGATTGTGCCTCGGTATCTTCAAGAATGATATTAGAAACGCTACGTTCTTGTGCCGTAAGTCCGACCACGTTGACTATAAGAAGACGAAGATTAAGTAGAAGATCGTTGAGGACTATACAGCTACCTGTCGGCTCTATTCCACATGGAATTGCTTTAGAGCttggtatatacatatcaaaAATATCACCTGGCAGCTCAGCTGCTAAAGATGGAAATTTGGCTGTTGGCGACAGAGTCTTGAAT atCAATAGTAAACCAATGGAAGGAATAAATTCGGCGCATGAGGCAATGACTATCTTAAACGACAATACAACGGATGTATTAACGATCACTACGCTTAAAGGAATTCCTTTATCTTCTGCTACTAGTTCGGAAACGATGCCAATCAGTGGCAGTTTTGCATCGGAAAAGCAAAAGATGGTAAATAGTTGTTCGCAAACCGAACATGAAAGATTGATGTTGAAAACAACGTCGGACGACTCTGATAGAAGATATATTGGCTCGAACTTCGGAGACAGAAGTGTTTATAAAGTTTCGAAATCTGTTAGCGGGGAAAAGCCAAGTGGGATAAGTAATGCTTGGgataatataagagaaaagatcgATTTCGTGAGAGGCCGAAAACCTAGTAAGGATCGGgatgataagaagaagagacatCCCAATTCAAGTCCAAATACATTCGAACAAGAACAGGATGCAATAGCTGAACTTGATTCGGTTATAGAGAGTTATCACAAGAAAACAACTAACGGTGTACTCAAACGAAGTAAACGTCGTGGGACAgagaaaatggagaaaaatggTGGTACATGGCCCAAGGCTAGAGGTGGTCCACTAATACAAAATGGTACTGGTACGATATTACATCCACGTAAAACGAAGGAAAGGCTACCACTGAGCGTACTTCTAAATCATCCGCCAAAGTATGATAGTTACAACTATAATCGTATTTCCAATCCTATCCCCCTAGTTAATTTCTCTAATGTCAGTAATCGGCATACTGTATACAAAGCCGTAGAAACACCATTACCAAATTTCAGCAAATCGGGACAACTCTTTGGTCAGAAGTCCTTCACTCCAGCAGTACAATTCAAGGATATTACGATAGATAAGAAAGTGACGATCGAGATAGAGAATACCGATAACAGGCTTAGCTCGACTTTGGCGCCATCCGAGACAAGTATTGATGTCTCTGTAAAATCTGGAAATATTGGTCGAGATATGGATTACTTCGCTAAAAAGAAAGCACAGAAGTACGCTATGAGTAACGATAGCCAGGTAGAAACGTTGCAACATAATAGAGCGCACTCTCAACTCTATTCGGGAATTGGGTCATCAACTTCGTCCACTAGTGGACCTAGACAACAACTAGCTg AGTACAACGAACTTGAAGGATCAGCATCCTCTAGTTCTTCGGAAGCTGGTGGTGGAGAAGGTGGCACCAGAAGTGGCTCACCTACACCATGTAACAGTCCAGAAGTTCCAAGGAAAACAACGATCGAACCTTTGGAAAATACTGAACCTGAACGTGacactactaccactactactactttatTGAGTGTAAAACGTGCAGAACGAGATATCAGAAATTCTGCTTCGTTGGAAGTTAGGTCTACGCAAGAAAGAGAACGTGAAATCAGAAATTCAGCATCTTTGGATATCAATATAAGAAAACCTGAATTACGTAGTTCGGCTACTCTCGACAATATGCGCAATTCTGCAACTCTTGACACTTTACGCGTAACTGGCAGCACACTAACACGTGCACAACTTAATCAGGCTGCGACAACATTGCAGAGACAAAATGCAACCGTAAGGAGCCCGACGCAAGAAGAACAAAATCGTAAAAGTCCAACTCCAGGTGAACCAAGatatttattcattgaaaCTAGGAAGTGTTCTAATTTAGGTATATCGCTCGTGGGAGGCAACGGCGTTGGTATATTCGTTCATTCCGTGCAGCCTGGCTGTTTGGCAGAAGAAGCTGGCTTACGTACTGGTGATAGAATTTTGGAATATAATGGTGTAGATCTGAAACAAGCAACCGCTGAACAAGCCGCACTCGAATTAGCAAGACCAGCAGATAAAGTGACCTTAATAGCTCAATATTTACCACAGCGATATAACGAAGTCAAGGATAAACCTGGTGATAGTTTTTACATTAAGGCGATGTTTGATCGAGTCGGTGAAGTGGGAGATAGTCTGCAACTTCATTTCAACAAGGATGATATTTTGTATGTGGATAATACTATGTTTAATGGTACACCTGGTCATTGGAGAGCTTGGTTGGTCGATCAAACTGGAAGGCGACAAACTTGTGGTATAATTCCAAGCAAATTCAA aGTCGAAGAAGAATTACTTTTGCGACGATCCTTAGGAGATATAGAAACAGATGCTGGTAGACGTGGTACAACGAGTGCACGCAGGAGCTTCTTCCGGCGAAAGAAACATCAACGTTCGTCCAGTAGAGATAGTAAAGAATTATCTCATATTACTGGAGTAAATATGGGCTGGTATAGCGACAGTGGAACATTGAACGAGGAAAGCCTTCCAGCTAGTTATCAGCGTGTCGAAAGACTCGATT ATCCAGCTTTGAGACCTGTATTGATAATTGGTCCTCTGAGCGAATGCGTTGTGAcaaaattattacaagaatttCCTGGACAATTCACAAGATGTCTTGCAGAAGCTATGCATTGTTCTCAAGCGACACTCGAACAAGGCTTAAGAGATTCCCTTTACGTAGACTacaggaagaaaggaagtTATTTCGAATGTACTACTGTTCAAGCTGTCAAAGATATTTGCGAGAAG AGCACACACTGTATCTTGGATATATCAATCGCCTCTATTGAACGACTTCATAGACATCAGATCTATCCAATAGTCTTATTGATCAAATTTAAAAGTACTAAGCAAATAAAGGAGGTAAAAGACTCAAGGTATCCTAGCGATAAAGTCAGCGCTAAGGCTGCTAAAGAAATGTATGAGCAAGCGCTTAAGTTAGAAGCTGAATATAGGCATTTTATTTCTG cTGTCATTCCAGCAGGGGTGAACGTTGCCTATATATGCACACAAGTCAAGGGAGCCGTCGATGATGAACAAAGTAAGGCACTTTGGGTTCCACGAGGACTTCCCTGA
- the LOC124424615 gene encoding disks large homolog 5-like isoform X1: MASGASSLGSAGGSDGAINMERDNGGYGSVGNPVGSTECRTDYEGLQAQCDKAMHQLKLLRHKHSDTVRRCEHTMKELEYYRGQHIAVMNQLEATSQESSALRGKYGDLVNDKQRLDREVQALQKEVSELRCQNQEALVSDSNNGDMNQHYLSALRRYEAIKDEYDSLRKRYDDLIASHSSVVNKLELSQEEAARLKKQYDEILQERNTAVRERNGLKQQCTAAIRQWDIALRERNEYREALAKMQQQHEEAVKEINQAMVLRMKTSKDIKRLTEERNAALQEYSLIMGERDTVHKEMEKLGDDLTQSFTKITHLENQNKQLVDEKKTLSYQIETLRREISSALQDRDESLKQCNELRQKFGDYSEGANRDYKNRLELHSYNRERDNASKEAERETNNGDAKREKERMDNIDQANLELDKLRKSVETLQAELEEAIQEAEVSKRRRDWAFSERDKIVLERESIRTLCDRLRKERDRAVSELAGALRDSDDIKKQRNEASRELKDLKEKLESGDALRASVFGQGLAHGHDNTIDAEPNEWEVLTIHMDLSRLVDTDRDLGIMLVGGRDNPYYPNDTGVYVAQVTQGSTADGKLRVNDCIIRVNNVDCASVSSRMILETLRSCAVSPTTLTIRRRRLSRRSLRTIQLPVGSIPHGIALELGIYISKISPGSSAAKDGNLAVGDRVLNINSKPMEGINSAHEAMTILNDNTTDVLTITTLKGIPLSSATSSETMPISGSFASEKQKMVNSCSQTEHERLMLKTTSDDSDRRYIGSNFGDRSVYKVSKSVSGEKPSGISNAWDNIREKIDFVRGRKPSKDRDDKKKRHPNSSPNTFEQEQDAIAELDSVIESYHKKTTNGVLKRSKRRGTEKMEKNGGTWPKARGGPLIQNGTGTILHPRKTKERLPLSVLLNHPPKYDSYNYNRISNPIPLVNFSNVSNRHTVYKAVETPLPNFSKSGQLFGQKSFTPAVQFKDITIDKKVTIEIENTDNRLSSTLAPSETSIDVSVKSGNIGRDMDYFAKKKAQKYAMSNDSQVETLQHNRAHSQLYSGIGSSTSSTSGPRQQLAGNFSFPPYTHLHPHPHQQNSLPSRYPSPPSLPSAQSGESIGLPDARSYCFEPPYSPGPQTGFGHLHTPSVDLHYHKPRAPPVGMAYDVPAYTHGYEGGTFPRKKENQRFRIPSNPSVTSKNSVGKLSTGSIERTSERGSPMPTFHVEVLSPGTGNGSNTGGTIRGGSNSKRSSMPDYCYSQPRPAPGELRRVHIDKSVEPLGIQISCLESGGVFVSTVSEHSLASQVGLQIGDQLLEVCGINMRSATYQLAANVLRQCGNSITMLVQYSPDKYNELEGSASSSSSEAGGGEGGTRSGSPTPCNSPEVPRKTTIEPLENTEPERDTTTTTTTLLSVKRAERDIRNSASLEVRSTQEREREIRNSASLDINIRKPELRSSATLDNMRNSATLDTLRVTGSTLTRAQLNQAATTLQRQNATVRSPTQEEQNRKSPTPGEPRYLFIETRKCSNLGISLVGGNGVGIFVHSVQPGCLAEEAGLRTGDRILEYNGVDLKQATAEQAALELARPADKVTLIAQYLPQRYNEVKDKPGDSFYIKAMFDRVGEVGDSLQLHFNKDDILYVDNTMFNGTPGHWRAWLVDQTGRRQTCGIIPSKFKVEEELLLRRSLGDIETDAGRRGTTSARRSFFRRKKHQRSSSRDSKELSHITGVNMGWYSDSGTLNEESLPASYQRVERLDYPALRPVLIIGPLSECVVTKLLQEFPGQFTRCLAEAMHCSQATLEQGLRDSLYVDYRKKGSYFECTTVQAVKDICEKSTHCILDISIASIERLHRHQIYPIVLLIKFKSTKQIKEVKDSRYPSDKVSAKAAKEMYEQALKLEAEYRHFISAVIPAGVNVAYICTQVKGAVDDEQSKALWVPRGLP; the protein is encoded by the exons ATGGCTTCTGGTGCATCATCCTTAGGTAGCGCTGGAGGTAGTG atgGAGCAATAAATATGG AAAGGGACAATGGAGGCTACGGGAGCGTTGGAAATCCTGTTGGGAGTACTGAATGTCGTACCGATTATGAGGGCTTACAAGCTCAGTGTGATAAAGCAATGCATCAGCTTAAGTTACTTAGGCATAAGCACTCCGATACTGTTAGACG GTGTGAACATACTATGAAAGAATTGGAGTATTATCGTGGACAACATATAGCAGTCATGAATCAGTTAGAAGCGACATCCCAAGAAAGCTCTGCTCTCCGTGGAAAGTATGGAGATCTGGTAAATGACAAACAGAGACTGGACAGAGAAGTGCAAGCATTACAGAAAGAAGTGTCGGAATTAAGATGTCAGAATCAAGAAGCTCTTGTTTCTGACAGCAACAATGGAGATATGAATCAGCATTATTTATCTGCGCTTAGAAGATATGAAGCCATCAAGGACGAATATGACTCGCTTAGAAAGCGATATGATGATTTAATAGCATCTCATTCCTCTGTTGTTAACAag TTGGAATTATCGCAAGAAGAAGCTGCAAGATTGAAGAAACAATATGATGAAATTCTTCAAGAACGTAACACTGCCGTACGTGAGCGTAATGGATTAAAACAACAATGTACCGCTGCCATAAGGCAGTGGGACATTGCGTTGAGGGAGAGGAATGAATATAGAGAAGCTCTTGCTAAAATGCAGCAGCAACATGAAGAAGCAGTAAAGGAAATTAATCAAGCCATGGTGTTACGTATGAAAACAAGCAAAGATATTAAGCGGCTTACGGAAGAAAGGAATGCAGCATTACAAGAATATAGTTTAATTATGGGTGAAAGAGATACCGTACACAAGGAGATGGAGAAACTTGGCGATGATCTGACCCAATCTTTTACTAAAATCACACATTtagaaaatcaaaataaacaaCTTGTTGATGAA AAAAAGACGCTGTCCTATCAGATAGAAACATTAAGGAGAGAAATATCATCTGCTCTTCAAGACAGAGACGAGTCTTTAAAGCAATGCAATGAATTACGTCAAAAGTTCGGTGATTATTCCGAAGGTGCAAACAGAGATTACAAGAATCGTTTGGAGTTGCATTCTTATAATCGAGAACGAGACAATGCAAGTAAAGAAGCCGAACGTGAAACAAATAATGGAGAtgctaagagagaaaaagaacgtatGGACAATATAGATCAAGCTAATTTAGAATTAGACAAGCTTAGAAAATCGGTAGAAACATTGCAAGCCGAACTCGAAGAAGCAATACAAGAAGCAGAAGTATCCAAACGAAGAAGAGATTGGGCATTTagcgagagagataaaatagtactggagagagaaagtataagAACTTTATGCGATAGATTAAGGAAAGAACGTGATCGTGCTGTTTCGGAATTGGCAGGTGCTTTGCGTGATTctgatgatataaaaaaacaacgaaacGAGGCTTCGAGAGAGttgaaagatttaaaagagaaGCTAGAGTCTGGCGACGCATTGAGAGCAAGTGTCTTTGGGCAAGGTCTTGCGCATGGTCACGACAACACTATTGATGCGGAACCTAACGAGTGGGAAGTACTTACTATCCATATGGATTTGAGCAGACTCGTGGATACTGATCGTGATCTGGGTATAATGTTAGTGGGGGGGCGTGATAATCCATATTACCCTAATGATACGGGTGTTTATGTAGCACAAGTTACACAAGGAAGTACGGCTGACGGCAAATTGAGAGTAAACGATTGCATCATACGTGTGAACAACGTTGATTGTGCCTCGGTATCTTCAAGAATGATATTAGAAACGCTACGTTCTTGTGCCGTAAGTCCGACCACGTTGACTATAAGAAGACGAAGATTAAGTAGAAGATCGTTGAGGACTATACAGCTACCTGTCGGCTCTATTCCACATGGAATTGCTTTAGAGCttggtatatacatatcaaaAATATCACCTGGCAGCTCAGCTGCTAAAGATGGAAATTTGGCTGTTGGCGACAGAGTCTTGAAT atCAATAGTAAACCAATGGAAGGAATAAATTCGGCGCATGAGGCAATGACTATCTTAAACGACAATACAACGGATGTATTAACGATCACTACGCTTAAAGGAATTCCTTTATCTTCTGCTACTAGTTCGGAAACGATGCCAATCAGTGGCAGTTTTGCATCGGAAAAGCAAAAGATGGTAAATAGTTGTTCGCAAACCGAACATGAAAGATTGATGTTGAAAACAACGTCGGACGACTCTGATAGAAGATATATTGGCTCGAACTTCGGAGACAGAAGTGTTTATAAAGTTTCGAAATCTGTTAGCGGGGAAAAGCCAAGTGGGATAAGTAATGCTTGGgataatataagagaaaagatcgATTTCGTGAGAGGCCGAAAACCTAGTAAGGATCGGgatgataagaagaagagacatCCCAATTCAAGTCCAAATACATTCGAACAAGAACAGGATGCAATAGCTGAACTTGATTCGGTTATAGAGAGTTATCACAAGAAAACAACTAACGGTGTACTCAAACGAAGTAAACGTCGTGGGACAgagaaaatggagaaaaatggTGGTACATGGCCCAAGGCTAGAGGTGGTCCACTAATACAAAATGGTACTGGTACGATATTACATCCACGTAAAACGAAGGAAAGGCTACCACTGAGCGTACTTCTAAATCATCCGCCAAAGTATGATAGTTACAACTATAATCGTATTTCCAATCCTATCCCCCTAGTTAATTTCTCTAATGTCAGTAATCGGCATACTGTATACAAAGCCGTAGAAACACCATTACCAAATTTCAGCAAATCGGGACAACTCTTTGGTCAGAAGTCCTTCACTCCAGCAGTACAATTCAAGGATATTACGATAGATAAGAAAGTGACGATCGAGATAGAGAATACCGATAACAGGCTTAGCTCGACTTTGGCGCCATCCGAGACAAGTATTGATGTCTCTGTAAAATCTGGAAATATTGGTCGAGATATGGATTACTTCGCTAAAAAGAAAGCACAGAAGTACGCTATGAGTAACGATAGCCAGGTAGAAACGTTGCAACATAATAGAGCGCACTCTCAACTCTATTCGGGAATTGGGTCATCAACTTCGTCCACTAGTGGACCTAGACAACAACTAGCTggtaatttctcttttccccccTACACGCATTTGCATCCGCATCCACACCAGCAGAACTCTTTACCCTCAAGATATCCATCACCACCGTCATTGCCGTCTGCACAATCCGGAGAGTCTATAGGACTTCCCGATGCACGATCCTACTGTTTTGAACCTCCGTATAGTCCGGGCCCGCAAACGGGTTTTGGTCATTTGCACACACCCTCCGTAGATTTGCATTACCACAAACCTCGTGCTCCACCAGTCGGCATGGCATACGATGTGCCAGCATATACTCATGGATACGAAGGTGGTACATttccaagaaaaaaagaaaatcaacgtTTTCGTATACCGTCCAATCCTAGTGTTACATCAAAAAACAGTGTTGGCAAACTTTCGACTGGAAGTATAGAAAGAACTTCAGAGAGAGGCAGTCCAATGCCAACTTTTCACGTGGAGGTTCTCAGTCCTGGAACGGGTAATGGTAGTAATACCGGAGGAACCATCAGGGGAGGCAGCAATAGCAAGAGATCGAGTATGccagattattgttattcccAACCTCGACCAGCTCCTGGTGAACTACGTAGAGTTCATATAGACAAATCGGTTGAGCCATTAGGCATACAAATTTCTTGTTTGGAAAGTGGAGGAGTTTTCGTTTCCACTGTCAGTGAACATAGCTTGGCGTCTCAAGTCGGTCTTCAAATCGGTGATCAACTATTAGAAGTATGTGGAATTAATATGAGGAGTGCTACTTATCAACTAGCTGCCAACGTTTTACGCCAGTGTGGTAATTCCATAACGATGTTGGTGCAGTACAGTCCAGACA AGTACAACGAACTTGAAGGATCAGCATCCTCTAGTTCTTCGGAAGCTGGTGGTGGAGAAGGTGGCACCAGAAGTGGCTCACCTACACCATGTAACAGTCCAGAAGTTCCAAGGAAAACAACGATCGAACCTTTGGAAAATACTGAACCTGAACGTGacactactaccactactactactttatTGAGTGTAAAACGTGCAGAACGAGATATCAGAAATTCTGCTTCGTTGGAAGTTAGGTCTACGCAAGAAAGAGAACGTGAAATCAGAAATTCAGCATCTTTGGATATCAATATAAGAAAACCTGAATTACGTAGTTCGGCTACTCTCGACAATATGCGCAATTCTGCAACTCTTGACACTTTACGCGTAACTGGCAGCACACTAACACGTGCACAACTTAATCAGGCTGCGACAACATTGCAGAGACAAAATGCAACCGTAAGGAGCCCGACGCAAGAAGAACAAAATCGTAAAAGTCCAACTCCAGGTGAACCAAGatatttattcattgaaaCTAGGAAGTGTTCTAATTTAGGTATATCGCTCGTGGGAGGCAACGGCGTTGGTATATTCGTTCATTCCGTGCAGCCTGGCTGTTTGGCAGAAGAAGCTGGCTTACGTACTGGTGATAGAATTTTGGAATATAATGGTGTAGATCTGAAACAAGCAACCGCTGAACAAGCCGCACTCGAATTAGCAAGACCAGCAGATAAAGTGACCTTAATAGCTCAATATTTACCACAGCGATATAACGAAGTCAAGGATAAACCTGGTGATAGTTTTTACATTAAGGCGATGTTTGATCGAGTCGGTGAAGTGGGAGATAGTCTGCAACTTCATTTCAACAAGGATGATATTTTGTATGTGGATAATACTATGTTTAATGGTACACCTGGTCATTGGAGAGCTTGGTTGGTCGATCAAACTGGAAGGCGACAAACTTGTGGTATAATTCCAAGCAAATTCAA aGTCGAAGAAGAATTACTTTTGCGACGATCCTTAGGAGATATAGAAACAGATGCTGGTAGACGTGGTACAACGAGTGCACGCAGGAGCTTCTTCCGGCGAAAGAAACATCAACGTTCGTCCAGTAGAGATAGTAAAGAATTATCTCATATTACTGGAGTAAATATGGGCTGGTATAGCGACAGTGGAACATTGAACGAGGAAAGCCTTCCAGCTAGTTATCAGCGTGTCGAAAGACTCGATT ATCCAGCTTTGAGACCTGTATTGATAATTGGTCCTCTGAGCGAATGCGTTGTGAcaaaattattacaagaatttCCTGGACAATTCACAAGATGTCTTGCAGAAGCTATGCATTGTTCTCAAGCGACACTCGAACAAGGCTTAAGAGATTCCCTTTACGTAGACTacaggaagaaaggaagtTATTTCGAATGTACTACTGTTCAAGCTGTCAAAGATATTTGCGAGAAG AGCACACACTGTATCTTGGATATATCAATCGCCTCTATTGAACGACTTCATAGACATCAGATCTATCCAATAGTCTTATTGATCAAATTTAAAAGTACTAAGCAAATAAAGGAGGTAAAAGACTCAAGGTATCCTAGCGATAAAGTCAGCGCTAAGGCTGCTAAAGAAATGTATGAGCAAGCGCTTAAGTTAGAAGCTGAATATAGGCATTTTATTTCTG cTGTCATTCCAGCAGGGGTGAACGTTGCCTATATATGCACACAAGTCAAGGGAGCCGTCGATGATGAACAAAGTAAGGCACTTTGGGTTCCACGAGGACTTCCCTGA